CGAAAACGCTCATTCTTCAAACAGGAAATGCCTCGACGACTTTCTTACAACGAAAACTTAAAATTGGTTATGCTAGGGCGGCAAGTTTAATAGACCAGCTGGAAGACGCACGTATTGTAGGTCCTTCCGAGGGTGCTAAACCTCGTCAAATCTTAATACAAATGCCTCCTCAAGAAGGATAAGTTTATGGAAGGTTTTTTCCCTTTAGCCTCAGGTTCGAAGGGGAACTGTGCCTATTTAGGAACGGAGTCCTCTAAAATTCTGATAGATTTAGGTATCAGCAAGCAACTTGTAACACGTGGACTCCTATCGATGAACGTGCATCCTGAAGATATTCAAGCAATTTTTGTATCGCACGAGCATTCGGATCATATTTCTGGAATTAAAAGTTTTATCAAGACTTATCACACTCCAATTATTTGCAATCTTGAAACAGCGCGTAACCTGTGTCAATTATTAGATATGCATCCAACGTTTAAGATTTTTTCTACAGGGACAACATTTTCTTTCCATGATTTAAAAATCCAAACATTTAATGTTCCTCACGATGCTGTGGATCCTGTAGGATTTATCTTTCATTATCGTGATGAAAAATTAGGTTTTTGTACGGACTTGGGTTGGGTAACTTCATGGATTATTCATGAACTTTACGACTGTGATTATTTACTTATAGAAGCCAATCATGATCCTGAACTTGTTCGACAATCTTCTCGCCCTGACATTTATAAAAAACGTGTTCTTAGTAAACTCGGCCACCTATCAAATCATGAGTGTGCAGAATTATTACAAAAAGTTCTCACTCCTAAAATAAAGAAAATCTACCTTGCTCACCTCTCTAGCGAATCTAATACACCTGAACTAGTGCTATCTACGGTATCTTCGGCCATAGAAAATATTACTTCCATTGATCCTGTCATTGTAGAAAGTCATGAAGTGACTGATCCTATTTACTTTAGTTCTTTAATTACCGTATGAAATTAGAAGATACTTCACACCCGACCCTATACATTTCTCTAGATCATCACTGGGAAAAGAGCACGTGCTACAGTATGGATAGAGCTTCGCAGTTACTGAATTTCAAATTTCTTCCCTTTCTTACTTTTGCAGATTGGAAAGTAGAAGAAAAAGTCCGTCAGCTCTGCCATAAGGCTAAGAAAAAACAATTCATTTCTCCTTTAGCAAAATGGTTGGGACAGCTTCACAAGCAAGATCTAATCACGCCTCCTATGCCTCCCATAGCCATTTGTTGGATCAACTCCTATATAGGTTACGGAGTCTTTGCTCGAGAAAGGATCCCGGCTTGGACATACATTGGAGAGTATACGGGGATATTACGTCGCCGTCAGGTCATTTGGTTGGATGAAAACGATTACTGTTTTCGTTATCCCTTATCCTTGTGGCTATGGCGTTATTTTACTATCGATAGTGGACATCAAGGAAATTTCACTCGCTTTATTAATCATAGTGACAAGCCTAACGTAGAAGCTATTGGAGTATTCCAGGACGGACTATTTCATGTGATTATTAGAACGATTCAAGCAATTGAAGCGGGCGAAGAGTTATGTTACCACTATGGCCCGCTATATTGGAAGCATAGGAAAAAGCGTGAAGAGTTTATTCCCGAAGAAGAGTAAGTATTTAACTCTTTTCGTATGTTCCCATGAGCTCTGCGGTATCTATAACATGACTTTCCATGACTTCAAGCAGCTGATCTCTGGTGACATTTTCCTCTATGGGCAAAATCACGTCTAAAACATAGCAGTAGAAATAATACCGATGCTGTCTATCTGGTGGACAGGGTCCTTCGTAGCAAGCTTTTCCTGAGGTATTTAACCCTTGAACAGCGTAAATATTTGCGCCTTCTACTAATTCGGTTATCGCTGGAGAGAGGTTATAGACTATCCAATGAATCCATAGACCATCTTCTCGTAAATTTTTGGGCACATCAGGATCTTCCATGATCAAGGCCATACTTTTGGCTTCTTGAGGAACATCTTTAAATATGAGGGGTGGTGAAATTCCAGCGCCTTGACATGTATATTTTCTTGGAATTGCTTTCCCATAATCAAATGCCGGTGAGAGTAACTGCATAATTCGTCTCCAGTTAGATATCTAGATTTTGCAAAACAGTGGGTTGAGCATCTTCTTCCAGTCTAAGTAAGGCAACTTCTCGATTTGTGGACACTACATCTTTAAACAAAGCTACCAAGGCTATAGAATTTAGAATCACCATACCCGCAAATCCTGTATCAGAAAGGCTCCAGATCAATCGCATATCTACTATGCCTCCGAGAGGTATAACCGCAACAAACAGGATCTTTAACCAGGAATTGGCTCGTTTTCCCGGGATCATATATTCTAAACTTTTTTCTGCGCAAGCAAACCAAGTCAGGACCGTCGTATAACCAAACAACGCCATGGCAAGAATGACAACGAGTCCTCCAATAGAGCCTAAGCTTGATTTAAAGGCATTTAACACCATCAGCGTTCCCTCTTGTCCTGAGACATAGGCACCGGAAACAATAAGAACAAGTGTAGTGATGGAGCACACTATCATAACAATGACGGGAGGTAAAAGCGTAACCAGACCATCAATCACTGGATTCTTGCTCTGAGAATCGGATTGTAGAATGGATACCATGCCGCTACCACAATCTGTAGCCATAATCGCACGGCTCATGCCTGTTGAGATCACTTGAGTGACTGTATAGCCTTCCAAGCCGGCAACTGTTGCTTTTATTCCGAAAGCAGACGAAATGATCAGTTTTAGCGCGGGGATGATCATGGCGCTATGCTGTATAAGAATAATCAGACAGGAGATGGCGTAAAAACCTGCTATAAAAGGAATCACTCGGGCTGAGAATTTTAAAATACGGCTATTTCCCCCTATGAGTACAGGGACAATTGTTAATGCAAGAAGCATGCCTACAAGAAATTTCAAAGGTATACTCTCGACACAGAGAGGGACTATGCAATTAATTTGTGCAAAATTTCCTGCTGAGAATGCTGTAATAATTGTGAATATACAAAAAAGACCGGCTAGGAATTTGCTTCCCAAGCCATAAGCGAGGCACCCTGTAGGTCCACCGATAAACTTGCCAGATTGTCTACACAATTTGCGATATTTGACGCCTAAAAAGGATCCTGAGTATTGAACAATGGCACCTAAAAGAGCGGCTACCCAGATCCAGACTAAAGCTCCAGGTCCTCCACAAGCGATAGCCACAGCCATGCCGGCGATATTTCCAGTACCAAAATTCCCAGCAAGAATACCGGCTACAGCCTCGTAACGAGACACTGTACCATTTTCAGTAGATGGATTTTCCTGTTTATTTTTCAACATGAGATTAAAGCCCAGCTTTAACCCCGTAAATTGCAAACCCCGTAATTTCCATGTTAATAATCCACCAAGAAATAGAATCGTGGGGAACACACAAAAGGAAATGCAGAAATTATTTAACTGTTCTAGGAAATGTAACATTTGTCTCTCTCTTTATTGCTAATAGTGTTCTTTTCGTGGAAGATCACAGCAAATTAGCTTGTAGCTTCCTCTCCTGGTTTAGGGGAAAGGAAGCTTCGTTGTAGAGAGCTTAAGAAGGTTGAGATATCACGATATCCACAAGCTCGGGCCACCTTTCCCCTTGCACTATTGAGGCAACGGTCCCGGAATCTAATCCTAAGGTGGAGGCAAAAGCAGAGACATCTTCTTCAGTAATCACACCCTGAGAAGCAGCTTGAGAAAATACGTCGCTTAATTCGGCCATAAACATATTCCAAATCCAATCACGACCTTGCATTTTCTTCATACCTTCAATTAATGAAGGGTTTTCAGCTAGAAGCTTTAATAAAGCTAAAGGGTGAAGTTCTCTGATGCGGTTTAAAGCACTCTTAATCTCACTCTGAGACATAGCTAACGATATAGAAGATTTTTCAGCAGCAGCAGACACAACGAAAGAGATATCTCTTTTGTCCTGATCCGATAACTGATCTTCATATTTCTTAAAGTTAGCTTGCACTTTCTGCGTGTCCTTCTTAGATTGACTACGTCGAGCAAATAATCTTCGCGAACGACGGGAAGGCTTTTTTTCACTTCTCGTGAGTATAACAGATTCGTGATTTATGTCCCTCGAGTTTTTTACGCGCTGCTTGGATCCATAAGGGTTCAAGCAGCAACTACTCAAACTCAAGAGCAACAGCAAACCGCTAAAACCGTACTTATAGATATATTTTTTCATTGCTTTAGTTTAATTTAAAATTAAAATTTATAATATTATATCACAAATACATTAAAATAGCGGCCTTTTAGTTATTTAACATCATAAGAATACGTATTCTCTGCTCTTCCAGGGAATTGATTCTTGAGTTTCTCGGGTTGATTTGTTATTGGCCATTTTGTTATCAACATGTGGCATTTAGTTAGTGCCCTTTATTAAGGGAAATTAACAAAACAATTAGACGCCAGGGGATCTTATGTTAAAAATCCTTACAATTCGAAGCTGCGCTTGTTTAGTAGCTTGTCTTTTAAGTTTTCCTTATCTGTCTGTTGGAGCTCCGACTTCATCGGTGATGCTCCAGACAAACTTATCTTCTGGTAAAGGAAAAATAGGATCCGATTCATGGATTGAACATAAACTGCGTCAATATCCGGAATTGCTTTGGTTGACAGAGCCGTCGGCTGCGGCAAGTATAGCGACAACAGGCAAAACGACCTATTCTTTATCTTTATTTGATAAGAAGATCCCTGCTTTTGATGTTGCTATACGTAGTTTGATCTACCTACACCTGTTAATACAAGGTTCACGTCAATCCTATGCTCAGCTTTGTCAATTACAGCCTGGAGAAAATAGCATTACCTTTAAGCAGTTCCAAACTGCTCATAGGCAACTAATGCATTTCTTAAATTCTCCGAAACACTTTGATAATACTCTAAAAATTTTAGAGACGGCCATTGTGTTAAAACATCTGGGATGTTCTGCAAAGGCTGCCGCAAACTTTAAACCTTACTTTACAGAGACTCGAGTTGATGCTTTTTATGCGAAAGCTTTGCATGTATTACAAGCATTTCCGGAACTCAGTCCGTCGTATTCGCGTCTATCTCCAGAGCAAAAAGAGGTACTTGTTGCGTTACGTCGCTTAACTGATTACGATGCCCTGTTCAACCTGACAACTGCCCCGAGTTCTCAGCTTTTATCTGTAGGTAGGGTAAAACGTCCTTTAGTGATTTTAGATTTATATCTATATTCTCTGGACATCTGTGGTGAGCACAATTGCTCTCAGGAATTTTACTATAACTTTGCTCCTTTATTATCCATGTTGCAGCAGCATGCGACTGTAGAAGAAGCTTTTTCCCGTTATTTCACTTACAGGGCAAATCGTTTAGGCTTTGAAGGATCTTCTCGTAGTGATATGACTTTGGTGCGTTTAGCCACACTCATGGAACTTTCTCCTGCGGAAACGAGTGCTCTTACCTGGAGTTATAAAAATCTTCCTATCGACGAGTCAGAAAGCTTAGTTAATAGCTTTTACACAGTACAAGGGGAACTCATTCCTCTAGAGATACGCGGTCTCCCAAATCTCATTACCGGTTTACTACAAGCAAACCATGGAACAGCAACATCAAGCCCTGAAAGCCGCTTACGTCAGGTGTACTCAACAGCGCTATCTTTAGTAGTGAAAAGCTTACGTGTTCAAAAGGATATGTTGAAAAAGCAACTACTTGATCAAACGACTGTGTTGGATTTCTCAGAAACGACAATTTCTTGTGGAGGTCTAGATATTTTCTCAGAAAATATTGCTGTACGTGTGCATTTAAATGGTTCGGTTAGCGTTACACTTTAAAGTATAACGCTACGCAATTATAACTTCTTAAAAAGATCCGCCATCTCTAGAGCTGTCCTCATTCCAGACACTCCTAAATGTGATCCTTTGATTCCCGCCCGTTGCCATGCGGAATCTACACAAGGGGCTGTGATAATAGAAAAGGTAATGGGTAGATTGTATTCTACAGATAGCTCACTAATTCTTGCCGACACTTGATCTGCTATGTGATCGTAATGAGTAGTTTCTCCCTTAATTAGAACTCCACAAGCGACTATAGCGTGATACTCTATGCCTGAAGTAAGGAGTTTCTTTAACGTACAGGGAATCTCAAAAGCCCCGGGAACGCGTACGATGGTGAGCCTATCTTCTGCCCCACCGAGCTCAAGAAAAGTTTGTGCGGCTCCAGAAACCAAAGCGTCCGCTATAGGCCCGTTAAAACAAGAGCCAACAATAGCCACGCGCATATCTTTTGCTGAGGCTATCCCTTTAAATGTTTTCATATCATCCTAGAATTATCTTATGTTCACTTCTTCTTTGTAAGAAGGAAAATCTATCCAATGTCCCATACGCTCTTTTTTTGTGCGGAGGTAACATTCATTTTCTTCAGAGAGATTGATTGGAAGAGCTATTCTATCAACAATTTCTAACCCATATCCCTGGAGGCCGAAATATTTGTGGGGATTATGGGTAATCAATTTGATCTTTGTCAATCCCAGATCAACTAAAATCTGAGCTCCGATTCCATATTCTCTAGAATCTATAGGGAAGCCAATTTCTAAGTTAGCATCGACAGTATCGTACCCACGATCTTGTAGAGCGTAGGCTCGAACTTTATGACCTAATCCAATACCACGTCCTTCTTGTCCACGTAGATAAACAAGAACACCTTCACCCTCTAATCCAATATATTCCATAGCAGAATGCAACTGGCATCCACAATCACAACGTATGGACCCCAGAATATCACCAGTAAGGCATTCAGAATGTACCCGCACCAGTACATTCTCCTTCCCTCGTACATCACCTTTGACCAAAGCGATATGTTGGATACCATCCAAAACGGACTCGTAAACATGAATAGTAAAATCCCCATATTCTGTAGGCAGACGAGCCGAAGAAATAGGGACAACGAGCCTTTCGGATAACATGCGGTAGGCTACTAAATCCGATGTAGATATTATTGAGAGCTTATGCTGCATAGCAAATTCTATAATTTGCGGAAGACGCATCATAGTGTGGTCTTCATTAACAAGCTCTGAAAGGACCCCGCAAGGCTGCATATTGGCTAAACGCATGAGATCTAAAGCAGCCTCTGTATGACCGGCTCGTTTTAATACACCTCCCGGTGTAGCCATTAAAGGGAAGAAATGCCCTGGACGGACAAAATCCCCAGGAACACTATTCGGGTCGGATAGGAGTTCCACCACTCTTGTTCTATCGGCTGCAGAGACACCTGTAGTTATGCCTTTCGCAGCATCCACCGACACTGTAAATGCAGTACGATAGCGACAGCGGTTATCTTTAACCATAGGGGGGAGGTCTAATTGTTTTATTCTCTCAGAATCTAAAGAAGCACAGATAATTCCCGTCGTATATTTAAGAAGAAAAGTCATTTTCTCGACGGTCATTTTCTCGCCTGCGATGATAAGATCTCCCTCATTCTCTCTCGAAGTCTCATCAACAACAATAACAAATTTACCTTCCGCAATATCTGCAATTGCCTTTTCTACAGGGACAAAACACGAGGCACGAGCATCATCATCGAATTTTATCACCAAAGTTCCTCCAAATTACAGACACCCACTCTCCAGGAATGCTAATAGAAATCCCCATTCACTGCAATCTCTTCCCCCGTTTTCTCTATACGAGGATTTCCCAAGAAGTTTTTAAAGAATTTCCTATAATTTCAGAAAATATAGGCACAATTTTTTGAGAAGAATGCAGGCGTAAACCTAGGTCCCCAAACGTAGGATTTCGTTGATCTCCTAAAATTTTAGGTCCTAAGTACAGGACAAGAGCATGGACTAAACGTTCTTTCAAAAATGCAGTATGTAAAGCTGCCCCGCCTTCAACAAGAACTTGTAAGGTAGGTGTAGTAGATAAATATGCCATCAATTCATGTAAATTTACTTTAGCCCCTTGTGGTTCTGTAACTAGGAGATCCACACCCAAGTCTTCGATTTTTTTTCTATGATCTTCTGAAGATTGTGGGGTCGTAACATAGAGAGATTTCCCGGCGCTATGAAAGACCTTCGCCTCTGGAGGGACCACGCCTTTACTATCCACAACCACGCGCAAAGGTTGACAAGGATAGAGTTCCCCGGAAGGTTGTCTAGCCGTTAACAAGGGGTTATCTTGTAAAACAGTTTTAGAACCTACAATAATAGCTTGAGAACGAGCTCGGAGTTTTCCGACATCAGCGCGGGCTTCAGGGCAGGTAATCCATTGTGATTGTCCGTCTCTATCGGCAACTTGACCATCCACAGTCGCGGCACTTTTAATGACCACCCAAGGTTTTCCATGGGTACGCTGGTAGATATAAGACTTTAAAGAACGCTCTGCTTCTTCTTTTCCTAAACCTTCATAAACACAAATGCCCGCTTTTCTTAAACTAGCGGCTCCCCTACCTGAGACACGAGAATCTGGATCGAGTAAGGCAATATACACCGCAGCAACTTTATATTTGATTAACAAGTTGACACAAGGAGGAGTGTTCCCATAGTGGCAGCACGGTTCAAGAGTTACATAAACTTCGCTGCCCTCAATGGATTCTGAAGCAGAACGTATGGCTTTTTCTTCTGCATGAGGTTGACCTGCTTTCTCATGATATCCCTCTCCTATTATCCGACCATTTTTTACGATCACACAACCCACCCAGGGATTCGGTTGTGAAGAAAAAGCCCCCTTTTCTCCTAATTCTATAGCTCTTCGCATAAAAAATAGTTGTTGCTCAGAAAAATCTTCCATATACTTTATCTTTGTGAGAAAAAGGTAATTCAAGAGACATAAGGATGTTGGATATAAAATTAATACGCAAGGCACCTGAAGAATGTGAAACCCGTCTTCGTAAGAAAGATCCCCTTATTTCTCTTCAGCCTATTCTTGATTTAGATAAAGAAATCCGTCACCTCAAGACAGAAACAGAAGCATTACAATCTCAAAGAAAACTTTTGTCAAATCAGATCCATAAAGCGAAAGCTCAAGGAGAGGATGTGTCCTCGATGATGGATAATGTGGAGAGAATTTCTCAAGACTTAGCCAAACTTGAACCTTTACTTGAGCAAAAGGAATCGACTTTACAAGACATGCTCGTACGTCTTCCTAACTATCCTGACGAAGATGTCCCTGTATGCCCCGATAAAACGGGGAACCAGGTAATTAAACAAGTAGGTGCCTTACCTACATTTTCTTTTACTCCTAAGCACCACGTAGAGCTCAACCAAAAATTACAAATTTTAGATTTTAAACTTCCTGCGAAAACTTCGGGTTCAGGTTGGCCTGCATACAAAAACCAAGGTGTCTGTTTAGAATGGGCCTTATTAACCTATTTATTAAATAAGCAAAGAGAACACGGGTTTCAGTTATGGTTACCTCCTCTTCTCGTAAAACATGAAATCCTTTTTGGCTCAGGACAAATTCCTAAATTCGACGGTCAGTATTACCGTGTAGAAGATGGAGAGCAATCTCTATATCTTATTCCTACGGCTGAGGTTGTTCTGAATGGCTTCCATTCTCAAGAAATTTTTAGTGAGAAGGACCTCCCTATATACTATGCGGCATTTACACCATGCTTTCGTAGAGAGGCGGGGGCTGCAGGAGCTCACGAACGAGGACTCGTTCGTGTACACCAATTCCACAAAGTGGAGATGTTTGCCTTTACTACCCCAGATCAAGCAGATCAGGCGTACGAAAAAATGCTCGCTGTGGTTGAAGATATTCTTACAGAATTACAACTCCCCTACCGGCTATCTTTACTCTCCACAGGAGACATGTCTTTCACAGCATCAAAAACCATAGATGCTGAGGTTTGGCTACCTGGGCAACAATCTTACTATGAAGTTTCTTCTATTTCACAATGTACGGATTTCCAATCTCGTCGTTCGGAAACGCGTTATAAAGATAACCGCGGAAAAATGCACTTTGTCCATACTCTCAA
Above is a genomic segment from Chlamydia abortus containing:
- a CDS encoding MBL fold metallo-hydrolase, coding for MEGFFPLASGSKGNCAYLGTESSKILIDLGISKQLVTRGLLSMNVHPEDIQAIFVSHEHSDHISGIKSFIKTYHTPIICNLETARNLCQLLDMHPTFKIFSTGTTFSFHDLKIQTFNVPHDAVDPVGFIFHYRDEKLGFCTDLGWVTSWIIHELYDCDYLLIEANHDPELVRQSSRPDIYKKRVLSKLGHLSNHECAELLQKVLTPKIKKIYLAHLSSESNTPELVLSTVSSAIENITSIDPVIVESHEVTDPIYFSSLITV
- a CDS encoding SET domain-containing protein — translated: MKLEDTSHPTLYISLDHHWEKSTCYSMDRASQLLNFKFLPFLTFADWKVEEKVRQLCHKAKKKQFISPLAKWLGQLHKQDLITPPMPPIAICWINSYIGYGVFARERIPAWTYIGEYTGILRRRQVIWLDENDYCFRYPLSLWLWRYFTIDSGHQGNFTRFINHSDKPNVEAIGVFQDGLFHVIIRTIQAIEAGEELCYHYGPLYWKHRKKREEFIPEEE
- a CDS encoding YbhB/YbcL family Raf kinase inhibitor-like protein, which encodes MQLLSPAFDYGKAIPRKYTCQGAGISPPLIFKDVPQEAKSMALIMEDPDVPKNLREDGLWIHWIVYNLSPAITELVEGANIYAVQGLNTSGKACYEGPCPPDRQHRYYFYCYVLDVILPIEENVTRDQLLEVMESHVIDTAELMGTYEKS
- a CDS encoding alanine/glycine:cation symporter family protein, with amino-acid sequence MLHFLEQLNNFCISFCVFPTILFLGGLLTWKLRGLQFTGLKLGFNLMLKNKQENPSTENGTVSRYEAVAGILAGNFGTGNIAGMAVAIACGGPGALVWIWVAALLGAIVQYSGSFLGVKYRKLCRQSGKFIGGPTGCLAYGLGSKFLAGLFCIFTIITAFSAGNFAQINCIVPLCVESIPLKFLVGMLLALTIVPVLIGGNSRILKFSARVIPFIAGFYAISCLIILIQHSAMIIPALKLIISSAFGIKATVAGLEGYTVTQVISTGMSRAIMATDCGSGMVSILQSDSQSKNPVIDGLVTLLPPVIVMIVCSITTLVLIVSGAYVSGQEGTLMVLNAFKSSLGSIGGLVVILAMALFGYTTVLTWFACAEKSLEYMIPGKRANSWLKILFVAVIPLGGIVDMRLIWSLSDTGFAGMVILNSIALVALFKDVVSTNREVALLRLEEDAQPTVLQNLDI
- the ribH gene encoding 6,7-dimethyl-8-ribityllumazine synthase, with protein sequence MKTFKGIASAKDMRVAIVGSCFNGPIADALVSGAAQTFLELGGAEDRLTIVRVPGAFEIPCTLKKLLTSGIEYHAIVACGVLIKGETTHYDHIADQVSARISELSVEYNLPITFSIITAPCVDSAWQRAGIKGSHLGVSGMRTALEMADLFKKL
- a CDS encoding bifunctional 3,4-dihydroxy-2-butanone-4-phosphate synthase/GTP cyclohydrolase II — its product is MIKFDDDARASCFVPVEKAIADIAEGKFVIVVDETSRENEGDLIIAGEKMTVEKMTFLLKYTTGIICASLDSERIKQLDLPPMVKDNRCRYRTAFTVSVDAAKGITTGVSAADRTRVVELLSDPNSVPGDFVRPGHFFPLMATPGGVLKRAGHTEAALDLMRLANMQPCGVLSELVNEDHTMMRLPQIIEFAMQHKLSIISTSDLVAYRMLSERLVVPISSARLPTEYGDFTIHVYESVLDGIQHIALVKGDVRGKENVLVRVHSECLTGDILGSIRCDCGCQLHSAMEYIGLEGEGVLVYLRGQEGRGIGLGHKVRAYALQDRGYDTVDANLEIGFPIDSREYGIGAQILVDLGLTKIKLITHNPHKYFGLQGYGLEIVDRIALPINLSEENECYLRTKKERMGHWIDFPSYKEEVNIR
- the ribD gene encoding bifunctional diaminohydroxyphosphoribosylaminopyrimidine deaminase/5-amino-6-(5-phosphoribosylamino)uracil reductase RibD, yielding MEDFSEQQLFFMRRAIELGEKGAFSSQPNPWVGCVIVKNGRIIGEGYHEKAGQPHAEEKAIRSASESIEGSEVYVTLEPCCHYGNTPPCVNLLIKYKVAAVYIALLDPDSRVSGRGAASLRKAGICVYEGLGKEEAERSLKSYIYQRTHGKPWVVIKSAATVDGQVADRDGQSQWITCPEARADVGKLRARSQAIIVGSKTVLQDNPLLTARQPSGELYPCQPLRVVVDSKGVVPPEAKVFHSAGKSLYVTTPQSSEDHRKKIEDLGVDLLVTEPQGAKVNLHELMAYLSTTPTLQVLVEGGAALHTAFLKERLVHALVLYLGPKILGDQRNPTFGDLGLRLHSSQKIVPIFSEIIGNSLKTSWEILV
- the serS gene encoding serine--tRNA ligase, whose product is MLDIKLIRKAPEECETRLRKKDPLISLQPILDLDKEIRHLKTETEALQSQRKLLSNQIHKAKAQGEDVSSMMDNVERISQDLAKLEPLLEQKESTLQDMLVRLPNYPDEDVPVCPDKTGNQVIKQVGALPTFSFTPKHHVELNQKLQILDFKLPAKTSGSGWPAYKNQGVCLEWALLTYLLNKQREHGFQLWLPPLLVKHEILFGSGQIPKFDGQYYRVEDGEQSLYLIPTAEVVLNGFHSQEIFSEKDLPIYYAAFTPCFRREAGAAGAHERGLVRVHQFHKVEMFAFTTPDQADQAYEKMLAVVEDILTELQLPYRLSLLSTGDMSFTASKTIDAEVWLPGQQSYYEVSSISQCTDFQSRRSETRYKDNRGKMHFVHTLNGSGLATPRLFVAILENNQQEDGSVIIPEVLRPYLENQEVLLP